The DNA region TGTGCGCCGCTCTCAACTAAAAAAATGATAAGGAATCTGTAACGCGCCACTCGCGTTGCAGGCAGTGACGAGCGATCGAAACATCCCCGACGACGTCGCGTTTCGATCAGCGTTCGATGCGTCGAGCGCACCTCGCGATACGTGTGCGACACGCGTCGCGCTCTGCATGAACGACGATGCGTTGCTCAAAGTGTTGTATCGAGGTCGCAACGCGAATCGAAAAAAGGATTTTTCGTGAGCGAACCCTTTTATCGCTCAGGAAAAGATGGTACAAACCGTTCTAAATTGATGGTGAGAATTTATGCTCAACTGGGATGACGAGAAGACTGCCGTAACCCCCGCGAGCGGAGCGCAGCAGAACGCGTTGCGCACCTCCGCTGGGATGGCTGTCGGACTGCAGGCGACAGCGCCTGCCGCCCATCAGGTCCGCGACATTTTCGAAGGCGATCTCGCGGTGCCGCCGCAAGCATCGGCTGTTCCCGCTGCGGGTTCGGAAGCGCGGGTCAACGTTGCGGACAAGCGCATCATCAACGGCCAGACTGACGTCAATCAGCTGGTGCCGTTCAAGTACAAGTGGGCGTGGGAAAAGTATCTGGCCGGTTGCGCGAACCACTGGATGCCGCAGGAAATCAACATGTCCCGCGACATCGCACTGTGGAAGGACCCGAACGGTCTGACCGAGGACGAGCGCCGCATCGTCAAGCGCAACCTCGGCTTCTTCGTGACGGCCGATTCGCTCGCCGCGAACAACATCGTGCTCGGCACGTACCGCCACATCACGGCGCCCGAGTGCCGGCAGTTCCTGCTGCGCCAGGCGTTCGAAGAGGCGATCCACACGCACGCGTATCAATACATTGTCGAATCGCTCGGTCTCGACGAAGGCGAGATCTTCAACGCGTACCACGAGGTTACGTCGATCCGCGCGAAGGACGAATTCCTGATCCCGTTCATCCACACGCTGACGGATCCGGCCTTCAAGACCGGCACGCTCGAAGCGGACCAGAAGCTGCTGAAGTCGCTGATCGTGTTCGCCTGCATCATGGAAGGCCTGTTCTTCTATGTGGGCTTCACGCAGATCCTCGCGCTCGGCCGCCAGAACAAGATGACGGGTGCTGCAGAGCAATATCAGTACATCCTGCGCGACGAGTCGATGCACTGCAATTTCGGCATCGACCTGATCAATCAGATCAAGCTCGAGAACCCGCATCTCTGGACCGCGGAATTCCGCGCCGAGATCCGCGAGCTGTTCAAGCAGGCTGTCGAACTCGAATACCGCTACGCCGAGGACACGATGCCGCGCGGCGTGCTGGGTTTGAACGCGTCGATGTTCAAGAGCTATCTGCGCTTCATCAGCAACCGCCGTTGCCAGCAGATCGGCCTCGACCCGCTGTATCCGAACGAGGAAAACCCGTTCCCGTGGATGAGCGAGATGATCGACCTGAAGAAGGAACGCAACTTCTTCGAGACGCGTGTGATCGAGTATCAGACGGGCGGCGCGCTGTCCTGGGAATAACCCGCAGCAGCGAACCCGTCACATGATGTGAGCAGCCGGCGGCCTCTCGGCCCCGGCCCAAGGTTTAGGAGCAAGAACGCCTGATGCAAAGCATGCCCGGTGCCTTAACGGCCCAACGACATGATCGGCACTTTGCGAACCCTTCAGTGGGATGGGCAAACTTCCCTCCGGAAAAAGCGGACGGCCGTGTGGCGGTCTGCTTTATCAAGCGATTAGGGGTAGCGGCGCGAGGTGCGCCGGCTACCGACTTGATTTGGCGCGCGAGGCCATGGGGTCACGCGCGCCATACCGTATTCATTAGCGTAAGCGCGCGGTATCCGCGTACGCCGATGAATAGCCCGCTTCGAAGCGCACGTGCTGAACAGCGTCCGCGGGAAGCGGGTTTTGACGAAGGGTGTAGTTTGAACTGACTCTCATCTGAACCTGAAGGAGAACAACATGGCTACTGCCAAGAAAAAACCGGCTGCGAAGAAGGTTGCTGCCAAGAAGACCGTTGCGAAGAAGGCTGCTCCGGCCAAGAAGGCTGCCGCGGTGAAGAAGGTTGCTGCCAAGAAGGTCGCGGTGAAGAAGGTTGCCGCGAAGAAGGCAGCACCGGCGAAGAAGGCCGCTGCGAAGAAGGTCGCGGCCAAGAAGGTCGCAACGAAGAAGGTTGCAGCCAAGAAGGTCGCTGCCAAGAAAGTCGCGGTGAAGAAGGTTGCCGCGAAGAAGGCAGCACCGGCGAAGAAGGCCGCTGCGAAGAAGGTTGCAGCCAAGAAGGTCGCAACGAAGAAGGTTGCTGCGAAGAAGGCCGCACCGGCGAAGAAGGCTGCTGCGAAGAAGGCCGCGCCGGCGAAGAAGGCTGCCGCCAAAAAGGCTGCGCCTGCGAAGAAGGCCGCTGCGAAGAAGGCTGCGCCTGCCAAGAAGGCTGCCCCTGCGAAGAAGGCTGCCGCACCGAAGGCTGCTGCCCCGGCGAAGAAGGCTGCTGCTCCGAAGAAGGCCGTCGTGAAGAAGGCTGCACCGGCAACCACCGCGTCGACCGCATCGGTTGCGCCGGCATCGGGCGTGAAGACCGCGCTCAACCCGGCAGCGGCATGGCCGTTCCCGACCGGCAGCCGTCCGTAATCGCGGCTGGCCAGTACCACCCGGACACTCATGCGGTGTCCGTGGGTTGAGTAGCGCTACTCAATCGATCCCGCCATCTGGCTCAGGTGGCGGGATTTTTTTCGTCCGTATTCATCGAAGTGCTGACCAGCGGCCGGCGGCCGGCAGCGAATAGCGGACGAAAAAAAACGCATGTGCAGCTTCGCACATGCGTTCGACCGCGGCTTGCGCCGCGTGCTGAGGATGCTCGTTAGTGCGTGACGCGCGTGACGCCGCCGCTCGACAGCAGTCGCACACGCTCGCCGGCGCGGAACATTTCGCCGCTTGCCGCCTGCGTGATCGAGCGCAGGTCGCCGTTATCGAGGCGCACGGTGATTTCGACACCGTTCGCCGTGCCGAGGTTTTCGCCGACCGCGTTGCCCGCGACCGCGCCGACGAGGCCGCCCGCGATGGCCGTCAGGATCGACCCCTTGCCGCCGCCGATCGCGCTGCCCGCGACCGCGCCGAGCGCGCCGCCGCCGAGCGTGCCGATCGCGCTACCGCCGCCGTCGGACTGGATGCGCACCGCACGGACGCTTTCGACCGTACCCATGCGGACGGTCTGCTCGCGCTGCGCCTGGCCGACGCTATAGACATCCGCCGAGCCCGGCGCCGTGAAGCAGCCGGCGAGCGTCAGCGTGGCGGTCAACATGGCCGCGAGCGTGAGGGTTTTTTTGGTCAACATCTTTGCTCTCCCACAATATTCATTTGAGACTGTACCCGAAGGCAGCCTCGAAGCGCGCGTCGATTTCGGCGCGCGTCAGTGCGTAAGTCTGGGGCCCCTGGTGGGCAATCTTGATCGAGCCCATCAGGCTCGCGAGACGGCCCGTGGTTGCCCAGTCGAGGCCATTCTCGATGCCGTACAGCAGGCCGCCCCGGAAGGCGTCGCCGCAGCCGGTCGGATCCACGACACGTTCTGCTTGCACGACCGGAATCTGTTCTTCGCCGTTTTTGTGAAGAATGGTCGAGCCGTGCTCGCCGCGCGTGATGATCAGCGCCTGAACCCGGCTGGCGATGTCCTGTTCGGACCAGCCCGTCTTGTCGCTGACGAGCTTGCCCTCGTAGTCGTTGACCGCGACAAAGGTCGCGAGTTCAATGATGCGGCGCAGCGTCGCACCGTCGAACAACGGCAGGCCTTGGCCCGGATCGAAGACGAACGGGACGCCGGCCTTCGCGAATTGCTCGGCGTGCTGGACCATCCCGTCGAAGCCGTCCGGCGCGACGATGCCGAGCTTCACGCCCGCCACTTCGTCCGCGCGGTTCAGGTGCGACACCATCATCGCGCCCGGGTGGAATGCGGTGATCTGGTTGTTGTCGAGATCGGTCGTGATCATTGCCTGCGCGGTGTGCGCTTCGGGCACCACGCGCACGCTGGCCTTCGACAGGCCGAGGCTGTCGAGACGCTCGAGATAGCGATCGGCGTCGTTCGCGCCGACCGTCGCCATGATGCGCGCGTCGCCGCCGAGCATGTGCAGCGCGTAAGCGATGTTCCCCGCGCAACCGCCGAATTCGCGACGCATCGTCGGCACGAGGAAGCTCACGTTCAGAAGGTGAACCTGGTCGGGCAGGATGTGCTCGCGAAACCGGCCTTCGAAGGTCATGATGTTGTCGTAGGCGAGCGAGCCGCAAATCAGCGTAGTCAAGGCGTGCGTTCCTGTAGAGAGCAAAGGGGAGCGGCCACCCGGCCGGCGCGCGCAGGCCGTCCGGCCTCGCGCGGCAGGGCGGGTGGCAGCGGATTACTTCAGTGCGGCGAGTGCTGCGTCGTAGTTCGGCTCGTCCTTGATCTCGTCGACGAGTTGCGCGTGGATCACCTTGTCCTGCGCGTCGAGCACGACGACCGCGCGGGCCGTCAGGCCGTTCAGCGGGCCGCTCGTCACGTCGACGCCGTAGGCGTTCGCGAAGGCGCGGCCGCCGCGGAACGTCGAAGCCGTCACGACGTTCGCCAGGCCTTCGGTCGTGCAGAAGCGCGTGGCGGCGAACGGCAGGTCGCCCGACACGACGACCACGACCGTGTTGTCCAGCGACGACGCGGCTTCGTTGAACTTGCGGGTCGACGTCGCGCAGGTCGGCGTGTCGAGGCTCGGGACGATGTTCAGCACCTTGCGCTTGCCGGCGAAGCTGGCGAGCGACAGATCGGCGAGGTCCTTGCCGACCAGCTTGAAGTCGGGGGCTTGCGAGCCGACGGCCGGGAACGTGCCGGCGAGATCGATCGGGTTGCCACCCAGCGTAACTTTGCTCATGTTCGTGCTCCGAAATAGCGCGCCGCTGCGGCGCGCGGGTTGAGACGGCGCGCATGCGCGCGCCGCGGGGCGTCACGGATAGAAGATCTGGACGCGGAAATTCGAGGCGGGCGTGCCGTTCGTGTCGAGGCGGACGACCATCGTCTGCGTCGAGCCGGGCGGCAGCCCGGCGTCGATCGGCGTGCCCGGACGCACGTAGTCTCGCGGCGCGAGCACGCGGCGCACGGTCACGTGATTCGTGTCGTCGAGCAGCGTCAGCTCGAGCGACGGATAGGCGAGCGCGACGCGGTAGCGGTTCGTCAGCGGCACCTTCAGCTCGAGCGTGCGCGGGCCGTCGATCTGGCGCAGGTCGGTCGCGTCGAGCCGCAGGCCGTCGATCGCGCGCGGCGGCGTGAGCCTGCAGCCGAGCGGCGCGCACGCCTGCCGGAACCAGCTCTGCGTGACCGGCCAGTAGATCATCACGGTTTCGCGCTGCCACCACGCGAGTTGCGCGACGAGCAGCACCGCGAGCGCCGCGGCGACGAGCCCGCCGAAAAAGCCGCCGAGCATCCCGCGTCGCGGCGGCGCGCCCGTCTCCCGCGTCTCGCGCGTCACGGCGAAATGCGGGCGGTCGTCA from Burkholderia ambifaria AMMD includes:
- the tpx gene encoding thiol peroxidase, whose product is MSKVTLGGNPIDLAGTFPAVGSQAPDFKLVGKDLADLSLASFAGKRKVLNIVPSLDTPTCATSTRKFNEAASSLDNTVVVVVSGDLPFAATRFCTTEGLANVVTASTFRGGRAFANAYGVDVTSGPLNGLTARAVVVLDAQDKVIHAQLVDEIKDEPNYDAALAALK
- a CDS encoding carbohydrate kinase family protein, with amino-acid sequence MTTLICGSLAYDNIMTFEGRFREHILPDQVHLLNVSFLVPTMRREFGGCAGNIAYALHMLGGDARIMATVGANDADRYLERLDSLGLSKASVRVVPEAHTAQAMITTDLDNNQITAFHPGAMMVSHLNRADEVAGVKLGIVAPDGFDGMVQHAEQFAKAGVPFVFDPGQGLPLFDGATLRRIIELATFVAVNDYEGKLVSDKTGWSEQDIASRVQALIITRGEHGSTILHKNGEEQIPVVQAERVVDPTGCGDAFRGGLLYGIENGLDWATTGRLASLMGSIKIAHQGPQTYALTRAEIDARFEAAFGYSLK
- a CDS encoding histone H1-like DNA-binding protein; the protein is MATAKKKPAAKKVAAKKTVAKKAAPAKKAAAVKKVAAKKVAVKKVAAKKAAPAKKAAAKKVAAKKVATKKVAAKKVAAKKVAVKKVAAKKAAPAKKAAAKKVAAKKVATKKVAAKKAAPAKKAAAKKAAPAKKAAAKKAAPAKKAAAKKAAPAKKAAPAKKAAAPKAAAPAKKAAAPKKAVVKKAAPATTASTASVAPASGVKTALNPAAAWPFPTGSRP
- a CDS encoding glycine zipper 2TM domain-containing protein produces the protein MLTKKTLTLAAMLTATLTLAGCFTAPGSADVYSVGQAQREQTVRMGTVESVRAVRIQSDGGGSAIGTLGGGALGAVAGSAIGGGKGSILTAIAGGLVGAVAGNAVGENLGTANGVEITVRLDNGDLRSITQAASGEMFRAGERVRLLSSGGVTRVTH
- a CDS encoding ribonucleotide-diphosphate reductase subunit beta; the protein is MLNWDDEKTAVTPASGAQQNALRTSAGMAVGLQATAPAAHQVRDIFEGDLAVPPQASAVPAAGSEARVNVADKRIINGQTDVNQLVPFKYKWAWEKYLAGCANHWMPQEINMSRDIALWKDPNGLTEDERRIVKRNLGFFVTADSLAANNIVLGTYRHITAPECRQFLLRQAFEEAIHTHAYQYIVESLGLDEGEIFNAYHEVTSIRAKDEFLIPFIHTLTDPAFKTGTLEADQKLLKSLIVFACIMEGLFFYVGFTQILALGRQNKMTGAAEQYQYILRDESMHCNFGIDLINQIKLENPHLWTAEFRAEIRELFKQAVELEYRYAEDTMPRGVLGLNASMFKSYLRFISNRRCQQIGLDPLYPNEENPFPWMSEMIDLKKERNFFETRVIEYQTGGALSWE